The Fusarium falciforme chromosome 8, complete sequence region CTCTCAGTTTGGTCAGACCACTGCTTTGCATCTTGAGGGCCACCCACGACGACAAGCGTCGCCCTGCTGAACTCATCACGATCCTCCTTCTCCGGGGGATGGCCAACAATGCAAGCAAGAGTTGTGATTGTCTTGCCCAGCCCCATGTCATCGGCCAGCAAACCCCCGGCGGGGTGCagctcttgagcttctctctTGGCCATCCAGGCTGAGGCGACAATCTGCTGGTTCAGGAGGCCAGTGGTCATGCCTTTAAGCTTCCACGTTCCGTTGAGGGCTTCAACCTTTCTGTAGCCGAAAGAAGATTTGGCTTGTTGAACATCTTTCGCCTGTGTCCTGGTGCGTCTGGTGTCGAACCCTTCTGGGATGCCTTTCATGATTTGCTTCATCTGGTCGCCATGGGTGCGAGCTTGAATGGCGCCCATAGTTGGCACATTCCCATCTTGGATGCTTCGATCCACATTGACAAGACTGTGCAACATACTCGCTCTGTCAGCTGAGTGTTTGGCATTTTGTTTCCGAGTGGATTCAGCTGCTGTCTTTCGGGCTTTGTTGGAACCCTCAGCCTCGTCTTCACACTTtcgcttcttttcttcctgtTCTGCCTCTCTTTGGGCCTCTTCTTCGAGCTCCCTCTGCCAGTACTCTCGAGCAGTCTTCACCACTCTTCTTCGCTGCTTCTTCTGTGTCGCATCTTCCTTCTTGATTGCCAAGCCCTGGTCGAGCTTACTCTGAGCCTCCGAAACCTGCTTCTCCAGGAGTTCCAACATCTGGGGCTCATCGCCTGTCAATCCTTCCGTCATCTGCTTAAAAAACAGCTTGTTTCGCAGATTCTCGAGTTTTTGGAGGCTTGTCGGGGCCTGAGGTGACGAAGTGGTACCAGGTTTGGCACGTCGGTGTTTACCACGTCTACCAGCCTTTTCGCAGCCGTCAGAGTCGGAGTCGCTTTGGGAGTGAAAGTCCGAGTCATCTTCATTGTCGTTTTCGACTTCGGATTCGTCGACGTCGTTTGCTGTAGAGTCAAGCATCTCTACATCGCCAAGGCCATCCGCTGATGCGTTGTGACTCCCTTCACCCATGACTGAGAAGTGTTTGCCAACGCTGTCTTCGTTCTTGACAGAGGCCAGAGTGCTTCTCGTTTCGATCCTTTCGTGTCTCAGGTGGTCTTGGAGCTTGAGCAAGTTCTCTTCAGATGTGTCGATGAGGGGATGAGACAGGTCGCGGTTAGAACTGGAAGGTTGGGCTTCAGCAGGCCCAGAGGGTGCCTGGTGTAGAGAAACCCGAGGCTCGGTCACGGCCATAACGACGGGAGACTTTTCTTTCTCGAaaggttgaggagctggagggctACTGGCATCGGCGCCAGGCCCCGAGATGGGAGGCCCATTCCTTGGTGAGGGATTGGTGCCCATGAGGATGAATGAACCTGAAGCCAATTGTCAGTAACCAACTTGTTTAATGTTGACATGAGTGATCAATAGCGGCGGGGATATAGACGAAGATGTGCCGAAGGGTAGAAAATGCGTTGAAACACTTACCTGTTCAACCAAGAGAAGGTTGCATGTGGTGTGGTTGGGGATGAGAGTGGTTTGGTCGCGTTGTCTTGGGAGAGATGCGAAGTGATTGGGCAACGTAGATTTGCTGATGTCTGGCAACTCTCGATGGCAGCAAGAGATTGTGGTAGTAGGCGATGGGGCcagagagatgagatggaaggAGGTGGCAAGATAATGAGAGTTGATCTTCGTCCGATGTTGAGTAGCTGAGACGAAATCCTTGACGGCGCTCCTATGCGGCGAAAGAAGCAAGAGTCGGAGTTGCGAATGAGGGAAGTGGATGAAGTTGTTTCGGGtgggggaggaagagaagttGAAGAGGTGAGAGGTCGGGGTGGTACGCAATGCTCGGAGGAGAGCAATGCAGATCGAGTTAAAGGtaggtgaagaagaagagttgATTGAGGGTAAAGATGAAggtgagaagaggaagaggctctCTTGAGAGAGAGGTTGACTGGAAGGAGGAGAGGTTGCAAGGTGGAaggggatgaagaggaagagttcAAGTTGAGTGgaaggatgagaagaggGAAGGTTAAATAGAAGAAGGTGAAGAGGGAGATGCGGATGGAAGTGAATCACTGTAGTTAAAAGTTGAGTAGAAGCGATCAGAAGAGGGTGGTTAAGAAGAGCGAGGTGAAGAGGTGAAGAGGTTCGATGGAAGGAGATGAGGAGGCAGACAGAAGGAGAGGGGGGAAGAGTCTTAGGGCTAAGTGAAGAACTCATCACAGCAGCTTGGCAGTGATACACAAGGAATGTGAAGAGGTAAACAGCGAGAGAGTGCAGAGCATCTGACTGCTCTACTCCAAGGCGAAAACCAGAGGCGGAATGCCCTCTCCTTACTTGGTCTACAACCCAATCGTCCTCATCCAGACCAAACGAGTCAACCTTTCAGAACACGCAATGACAAACACCCACGCCAATCCTTATAGATTAATTCACCCAAGCTCATATCCTTAGATCATTCAGGGCAATTATCGGTTATGTCTATTTCTCGGTTGGAGTTGTGATGTATAGCGACGGCCCGTGTCTAGTGGCCAGGACACTTGAAGAGAACACAACCAGGCAAGACAGAGCTACAGGGGAATCGACAGAGAACTTTCGTGAAACAGACACAGAGTCTatatttcttctttttacTCCAAGTTGTCCAATGGAAAGGCGAGTTGGCCAGCGGCAACCTGCTGTGAAGCTGTCATGGCCCGCCTAGCCTGTATCCCGACATGAAGCAAAACTGTTTCACAAGTTACTTGTCTATCCGTCATCAATCCATCTTTCATAGGCTACTCTAATGACCAATCAGCTCGAATTGAGACTTCCGTAGTTATCGTGTCCATCTTGTCGCATCCCCGGTTATGCGCGTCCAGTCACATTCCTCAATGGCTACAGAGCCACATCCGGCAAGCCCAGCAAATCATGACCCAGTCCAGTCACATAGCCGAGATACAACATCATCACAAACCAATAGAAACAAAAGACGCACATTCACATgggagaaggggaaaaaaaaatcatGCCAGTACCTGAACCATAAAAAACAAGACTCGCGCGAGAATGTCATCCAACGTTTGAAACAACGTGCCAGAAAAAAACGGCCAGTCCCGGACCCTACTTTACAAGTCAAACTAGACTCTCGCCCGAGAACAAGATGTTCTAGCGTTGTGGTCCGCCAAGCGGAATCTTCTCCCGGTGAAGGAAGCTTTCCAACGTTTCAGCGTGTCGGTGTTTGTTTGACTCGCGCTGGCCTCACTATGCATGTTAGGTCCAACGGCCGACTCAGGGAGCGAGTCGTGCGTGCATTTGTTGATCGTCGGGCGAAAACTTGCAtgggaaggggaaaaaaCATGGGCCCTGGGAGAAAGGCCACGAGGTGAATGGATCCCCCTGGAGGGTGAATGCTTGCCAGCGCATTTTCCTCAGTTTGATGCAAGATCAGCAGCGCTTTGGATCATCAGGGTCGTCAATGCGTCAGCCTGAAAGCATGACACTTTACGTTGCAgatctctctcttctcactGTCGACGCTGGAAAGTTAAATAGAGTGTCATGACGCATCTAATAAAACAGCGTAGTATGGCAATCACCCCAAGGGTCACCCATGCTCTCCTTATTTCCACATCCCGACGGTGAGGCTCTCATGTTGCTTTTTCCCTTCCCGCACGTGCCCCGATAACGCACACACACATCCATGATGCGAATCTGTGCGTCAAAAAGCAGCAAAGAAAAAAGCAAAGAGAGAGCGCCCGCCGGCATGAACTAGGGACCAGCGCGCGAAATGTCCGAGCTGTCAGTGTGCCTGTGTGCCTGTTGGTGGAGCGAGCCGGCTTTGGAAGGATTCCAGCTGCGCGGGGAGGGGCTTGAGTTCCAGTTCCGATTCGCGAGATGCAGTCAACGTCAAAGGCGGCAAACTCGtttttttctctccctcTGTGTCGGGTGCTTCCCGCCGCTCTAGAAGGCTCTAGAGGTTCGTGAAGGCTGTCGCTTTGCAGGAGGGCATCTCCTGACATGGCGTGACGGAAGCGACATTGGAAGCTACCTATTGTTTCTGTAGCGAGCGGTCAAGAGTAACAGGGCCCTGTCAGGAAGAATGCCTTGCAGATGTCAAAAGACGGGACTTTCTTTTTTGCTGCGAAATCCTACTTTGCAATCAACCAACTGAAACCAACATGACAGGGCTCGCCAGGTTCCCGGAATTGTCTCGCGGCCGCCATTGACGGGGGGTTTCATCCATGGGAGGGGACGGTTTGACAAATACAGGCAGGACACCCATCAACCAACAGAAAAAAGGATGACGGCGTGGCCCCATGCACGACAGACCCAAACGCCAGGTGCCGACCAACACAACAAGCACAAGCCGCGGGCCGACGCGTATGGGATGTCTCTCAAACACCTTCGGTCCCGGGCTGTTTATGCGGCGTACGCAAAACAAACACCAGTGCACGTACACTTTATCTTCGCCGACGATGATGTGACGCTTCTTTCGTCATGTGCACCGCCCAACGCCCAGGACAAGGCGGCATCTCTTGATTGCCGCAGGGATGATAAAAAAGAGCAATCGTCTATGGCTGGGTTTGCGCGGACAAGGGGGCATGGACCACCCAGTGATCTCGCTGCAAacccccagcagcagcagtgcGAAGTCTGTGGGCAAGAAAAGAAGCTCCAGTCTGTGGGCAAGGGGGGCGGACAAAAGACGCCATCACGATATGGCCCTCTTAGCAATTTCCGGCTCTCTTCGGGATCAATCAAAGCCGATGCACCCGGGGTTTTACTCTGTCTCTCTCCATTTTCTTCAGCACAAGATTAAAAGAGCCGGGGCAATGTTTCAGATGAATGACTCTCGAGCCCCACAAGATacaaagaggagagagaggaggtTTCTTCAGCTCGTGAGCCCATCCACGACCAGACCCTTGACAGAGCCAGACCCCTGTCGACCTGGCACTAGTTCCTTGGTCCGCTGAGAAGAGGGTCAAAGTGTTTGCAGGAAGCGTCAAAATACGGCAGCTGGGCGGAAAGCACCAGAGCAGAGATAAGAGCACAACAGCATAGCTCTCGAGACCGAAGGAAGATCATACCCGGAGAATCATTCCATTCCGGCTTCTCCGTTAGACGCTGAAAAACTCAGTTGAAAAAACGCCTGTTGGCTTGACTCGGAGGAACGTTCTCCCCCAAACACACCTTGTCCATGTTCCCGGATCGCAGATTTCTGCGCGCACCGGATCGACGCCTTCTTTTCAGCCACGACAAGCTCTAGACTTATCAAGGGGTGGGACACTCTCTCTTTCactctttttccttcttctttcgaACGACGCCATCTCGATAGTCTCGCATTAGGAACAAGGTCCGAGTCCCCCTTAGCTTTCTAAGCCAGGCCAAAGTTGAAGAGAGACTCCCGCTTGTTGGACCACTCACGGACCCCTGTCCCGGGCCCTGTCCGGGTCCCCGTCCGAGCAAGCAGGGAAGGGTTCAAGGTCCCATGGACCTGGTGGAGGATTTACACGGCCGCAAAGTCCTCCAGTGACAGTGCCCTCTGGCCCGCCCCCGCAAGACCTGAGTGTAGCGTCGCCATGGCGTCGACGCCCGGGTCTCCACCCGTCTACATACCGAGCGGCGGTGCCCTCGAGTCAGTCGAttgcgctgctgctgctacaCTGCTCAGAGCGAAAGTAAGAGACGAGCGAGGTATTAAGCCATCGTGGGCTGCCCCAGCTGGCCCTCCTTGGGGAAAAGAAGCCCGGGCCTTGGATGTTtgtttctctttctcttctttcgcCGCCGTCCAAGGTGCCTATCTATTCCTATTTCTTGCTTCTGTACTTGATCTAACAACCTCCCCCCCCCCTTGGAAACTTGACGATGCCCCTGTAAAACGCTTCAACCACTGTCGCTCCcagaacaacaacaacaacaaaactACAAGTCATTCTCTCGAGTCTCACTCTGGCGATCTAATTAACTACCTCCCCCGGTCTCATCGACCGCAGCCTGCGCTGCTCTGTgccgcatcgcatcgcatcgcatcgcattcCCCCACTGAGACAATCCGCCCAAAATGCCCACCACCGTCAACGCCCTCCGCGCCTTTGAGCCTCCCCCCGTCCCTCCATTCGCCGAATTCGAGCGCCGCCGCTCCACGGCCTCTTCCATgtccaacagcaacagcagtgGCGGCCTTCAATCCCCGCCTCCTCCCAAGACGAGATCGGGTGGCAGACCCCGGAGCGCAAAGTTCTCGGCGTACCGTCTGCGCAGCAACTCGGGCCTCTCGCTGCACACAAACGAGGACATTCTGCGCCAGTACACGGACTACTACCCTGATGGCTCCCCGCGCACCGCCGGTCTGTATGGCAGCGGGCAGCAGTGGTCCGGCgagaggctgaggagcaTCGACTCGATAGCTTCGAGCCAGAGGTCCAGCATTGCGTTTACGGATTCGGATGGGTCTGGCGATCTGCCGATTCCTGACCTTGTCGGGCGGGACATGTTTGACCAGGTCATGAGTGATCCGGCTGCTAGTAGTCAGCTATGGAAGTTTGCCGCGAGTCGGGGAGTTGGACAGAATGTCGACTACCTCATGAAGGTGAGGCAGTCGACACATTGATTTATCGCATTTATACTGACTCTTTTAGATCCGCGATTACATCCACTCACTGGAGCAAGTCGTCATCCAGCTCTCGACGATATCAACCTCTTACACGTCCATCACAGCCACATCGCCCATCAACCTCCCGCCCCCGATATCCCGGGCCCTCAACACAAACATCAAGCACCTGACAACCTCTCTCATCCCGAGCCTGGAAAACATGTTTCTCGAGTCCAAGGCCTACGTCGAGCAGCGCATCGTGAGGGAGATCTTTCCCGACTTTGTGAAGCAGCAGCTCTCCCAGTGCACCAGCCTCGCCCTGTCCCTCGACGTCGAGGGCGACTCGCCGCCGAATCCGTACCCCGGTCTCAAGGGTTCGTTCTGTCTCAGCGATCCCTCGCGGTCGGGGAATCCTATTACTTTTGCGTCGGATGAGTTTGAGGATCTTACGGGCTACTCGCGCAGCGAGGTGCTCTCCCACAACTGCCGCTTCCTGCAAGGCCCGCAGACGGATCGCGAGACCATCTCGAGGATGCGCTCGGCGATATGGCGCACTGACGAGTGCACCGAGCTTATTCTCAACTTTCGAAAGGACGGCACGCCATTCTGGAACCTGCTCTTCCTGTGCCCTCTCGTCGACACTGCTGGAAAGCTCAAGTTCTACCTAGGCGCCCAAATCGACGTTTCTTCACCCATTGAAGGCGCTGATGATCTTGTAAAGATGCTCGGCTACGGTGCCGCAGAGGAGGACAAGGTATCAACCGACAGGAACAGCTCACGCTGGGGCGGTAGCGACGGATCTCAATGCGACCCCGAGCCCGAGGACCCCATCGGCATGAAGCCCATACAGCTCAAGGCCCCCAAGAAGGGCGGCTTCTTCAAGTCGTTCAAGAAAATACCCCCTCCGCCTCTATCACCACCGTCCAGCCCCCGCAGGAGCTCCGACAGACCACGATCATCCGCCGGTCCGATATTCGAAAAGACGTACAGCACACGGACAGTACTCAAGCGCCTATCAACACAGCCCGACATGCTCATGACGACCTACTCCCGCTACATGATTCTCGAACACGTCCCCTCGTATCCAGCATCACTCGGCGCAATGCCCCTCGACCAGGAGATGAAGTACCCTCCCAAACTGAGCatatccttcttctcccccgCCATGGTCGAAGCCCTAGACCTCAACATGTCTTCCGACGCCGTAGTAGGCAAGGACGTGTTCGACGTGCTATCCGAGCAATTGACGCTCCCATCAGTGACGAAGGCCTTCAAGTCAACAGTAAGAGACCTCGTCGTGCGCGACGGAAAGTCAGTGTCCCTCGACCTCGCCCTGGCAAACCACATCCCGCGAAGAGCAAACATGACGCGCGTCATGAGCGGCGAAAGCGTTAGCGAGAAGAAGTCAAGCAAGATGATGAGCCACTGGACGCCGCTcaaggatggcgagggcaAAGTCAAGTTTGTCGTCATGGTTGTTTCGCCAATCTAGACGTATAAAAACAAAGGAGTAAACGACAAAGGAGTTTATTATGGGAAGGCTATCTATCTTTTTTCTTGTATAATGCATTGCTGGGTGTAAGGATATTGTATTTAATCTAACGACGGAGAGAATGATACCACGACTGTAAATCCACACGATCCAACATTTGGACTTGCAAATCTACCTGCTCCACCAGACGTCAACATGTCACAAGCGATGATAACAGCTCCGCATAAACACATCGCACCATAGCATTGACACGCTAATGTCAGATCTTTGTTCCCCGCTCGTTCCGTCTTTGTGCAGCTCCGATGGAACAAGGTCTTGACCGTCGTTTCAGAGCGAGCAACGGCGCGCTCTCCACCAGGGCTCGGCAGCTGCATGAAACGGGGCCACACAATTGTTCAGCTTGCAAGTGATTTTTCCCATCATTAGAGTTTGAGGCTTACACAGATACAGCAGGTCGCGCCAAGGAACACAAGTACATGCATGATTCAATCAATGCCCTTTGACGAGTTGCCATTGTCAGGTCAGACACGCACACCAATCTATTCGACAAGAGTAGCTGGAACTATCTTCCCTGCGAGTTCACGGCCGACACCTGAAACCCGTACAAGATAATCTATCATCGACTCGCTGCCAAGTCGAGAGTGCCCGCACCTGTCACAGCCGAATCTGTACGCCGCCTTGCGTGGGCCTGACCAAGGCCTAGTTGCCGTAAACGGTCCAGAGTGGGCTTCTAACTCGATGTACTTCTTTTCGTAGTATCGACCGACGAGAACCCATTGCAGAAGCTTGGGATATACCCTTGTTGCTTCCACGACAGATCTAACCACCTTTCCGCCATGTCTGTCGGTGGCAATGTAAGATAGTCGAGCGCCATGGCGGACAAGCAGTTTGAACGATTTCGAGGCACCGATATAGCCAGCAAACATCAATGCCGAACCCTTGTCACACCACTCGCGCTCAAAGTCGAAGCCAAAGTTAAGAAGCTGCTCCAAGAGACCAGTATTCTCCGACCGGATGGCCATGCATCCCGCGCTGAGCCCGGAATCAGGCTGAAAGTTGACGACCTGGGAGCAACATTCCCCCGGGACACGTCGCAGGACGGCCTTGAGGCCCGAGAGGGAGGGCGTCTGAATCATCAACTTGATCAGAAAAGACGGCTCGTTCTCTGCGAGTCGGTAAAAGTCAAACTCCCCGTTCAGAGCGTACGTCCTCGAGACGGAACTCCCGCTGATCACGGTCGACAGCACGCTCGGGTTACCCAGCATGGTGGAGTAAGGAttcaagcccaagccagTCAGCTCCCGCAGCAAGTTCAAGTCGGATCCGGCACTTCGGAAATCCATGCCGTCAAAGGTTTGAGGATCGCCGCCGTACTTGATCAAGCTCTGGATCATCTCTATGTTGCCGACAACGGCTGCTTGACCCAGTGGCGTTGTCCCCTCAAAGTCTCTAGCGTTGGGGTCAGCCCCTGCCTCCAGGAGTAGGTCTACCATGGGTAGAAGATCGTAGTCGGCAGCTGAGTGAAGGGGCGTCAGCAATTCCGTGTCCCGAGCGTTTACGTCTGCACCGTGAGAGATGAGCATCCGAGCCATGTTGTAAAAGGGTGCAGAGTCAGCGTCAAGAGAGTCGTCCCTCGCACAACTCTGGACCAGCACATGCAAGGCGGTGGAATGGCTGCCCCCATAATACACCGATCCCATGTGAACCTTGCTACGCGCATTCAAAACGAAGCGTAGGAGCCTCTTTGTAGTATCTCGTTCATCTGTCGAATCAGACAGACCAGGAAGTCCTGATTTCTCCACCAACGCCCTATCTTTGTTAGCAATGGCCTCCATCCCTGGTAGAAACACTTACCAATACTCATCGGCATGAGCTACAAGGTGGTCGATGAAGATCTTGAGGACCTTTTCTTGGTGCCCAAAATCCGGTCCCCCGATAGTTTGCTGGTACTGACAAATGGCATGGATCGGCGGTTGCGAGAGATGAAACCACAGCCTGCCTTCAGCCAGGTACGCGTCCAGACACTTCTCAATGAAAGAGTACACCTTCTTGGGCGCCGTAAAGATGTTGACCTGGAGCAGTTTCTGAATATGGAGACAGCCCTGAAGGAGAGCATTGTATCCATTCGGCCAGTGTTCCTTGCAACCAGCCACAAAGCCCGTGAATCCAAGCTCCAAGAGTTCGACCATGGGAGAAATGAGGGCCTGCGATGCCGTGTAGCTGAGAAGAGTGCACCCATCACAGGGCAGGATGGCAGACTCCAACTCTTCCCTAGAAATGTGGTTGAGAAGGGAAGAAAACAGGCCGCCGGAACTCGGCCGATGACGGCCGATGGTGTCTGCTATCATGCTGCCAAGTTTTCTCTGCTCCAACAATCGGGTGCTCTCAGGGGTCCGGCCGTGGAATGGACGAGAGACCAGTTCTTGAACATCGAGACCTGTAGAGTCCGGGTTAAGCACCGAAATGCCATAATCCTGCTCCCGCTCTTCCTCGGGGTCCAGAAGTGAGTCCTTCAGGTATTCAACCACCTCCGCGTTGCCCCTCAAAATAGCCCAGAAAAGCGGCGACCTCCCAGATGAATCCGTAGCTGTCAAGTCTGCCCCAAACTTGGACAGTACCTTGATACACTCCAAAGATCCAGCCTTAGCGGCCAGATGGGCGGGTGATAGTCCGTTCTTAGGGGTGGTTGCGTCAATCTCATCCATCAAAGGCGTCGCCAAGATGAGGGTCTCCAAGATGTCGCGATGCCTGTTTGCCGCAGCAATCTGAAGGGCGTTGTAGGTGACCCCGTCTTCCCCTTCGTAGATGCACTTCCAGTCTAAGTCATCCTCCCTCTCGATGATCTCCTCCAACACAACAACTTGGCCATTGTGACACGCAGCGATCATGGCATTGTATCCATCAGAAGCAGCCAAACCCGGATCTGCGCCATGGGTGAGCAGCGCACAAGCTATCTCGCTTTTGTGTTGGGAGATTGCCTCGGTCAACATGGACCAGTGGAATGACACTCCTTTTGACCCATCCTTTCCCGACACATTCTTGGGCAGTCGATTAGGATCCATTCCACGCTCGATCAGTTTAGCGATGACTGCCACAGCGAACGGTGTATCCAGCAGAACATGGAGCTTGTCAAAGGTTTCGAATTGACGAGCTACCACGTCCCTTGGTCTGGACCTGCTGAGCAATGTTCGTACCATTGCAAGATCCACATCATCTAGCAACGCAGCCTCGAACAGCGACACACCGAGAAGCTGATCCCATGTACGATGTACGTTAACACCGGCGTTGACGAGTAATCTGACAAGGTTGGATAGCTTATGATGCACTGCCTGCTGCAACAGCATCACAGCGGGGAAGGATACCGCGAACGGGTTCGGGCCATCCAGATTTAGGGACGGTAAATATGACGGTGATGACGCCGAAGCGTCCAAAACGGACGTGATGAAGGGATACTGCCAGCCTTGCCAGTATGGCTGGCTGTCTGTTTTTTTCGCCTCTGCGATGTATTGAATCGCACACTTGCCAGTCTCCCTTTCATAGTCGGCAAGGACACCATGCTCGACTAGACATCGGACCGCCAGGTTAATAAAGCCGGACAGGAAATACAGAGAGGAAGGATGAGTGGTGGTGCCAGTTCCAGATAGCAGCGGAAGAATGCTGTCGCAGAATCGAACCCAGAGGTGACGGTTGGCTATGTCTCGCGATTTCAGAACCTCGGGTGTGAGAAGCCTCTCGTAGTCTTCCCGCTTGACGTTGGGGAAGCATGACGGGTGTGCCGTCGGAACAGAAAATGCACCATACCGACCAGCAgtgagcttggtgttggtgataaTAGTCTCGACTACTGTAGTCCCATCAGAGAACTGCCAAGGCAACTCTCGACACTTGTCCAGAACCACGTCCAAAAGCTCGGTTGAAGCAGACAAGTTGAGGTACTTGAGCAAGGATCTGTTGATCTTGATTGCTTCGGGGATGAGCTCAAACACCTTTTTGACGAGATTCGCGTCGCCCCATTGAACGGCATACTCGGCGAGCTGCTCATTTCCTTTCAAGGAGATGTTTTCGTGACAGGCATCCAACATGAAACGAGCGGCTAATGGAGCAGGCTTCCGTAATCCTCTGGGGGGCTGTGCAAGAGTATCGATAAAGGCAAAGGATGCTACCAGAGGAGTGAAGCCAAACCGATCCTTCTTGCGTAGATTCTCATCCCTGAGTGGATCATGTTCCCAAAGCCACTTGAGGAGAGCAACATCGTTTGTAAATGCACAAAGGTGCCAGATTGTGCGTCCATCCATGTCTGTATCAGTCGTTGAAGCGCCGTGGTCCAACACCAGCTTTGAAAGAGCTGAAAGATCTTCGACTACCATGATTGGCGTGCGCTTGTTGGAGTCTCTTGCCCCCATGTCTGCTCCAGCAGCGATGAGAATGTCCATGATCTCAAGCTGCGAGCCCTCGGTGGCTGTGTGAAGAATAGTGCCAGCAAGCCCATTCTTGCCGAATGGTAGGTTAGGATCAAATCTAGGGTCGCTAGTGAGGCGCTCGATCAGAGTCACATCAAAATCCAGCACCGCGTTGCGTGTAACTTCGGCAATATGATTGTCGTCCAAAGTGGTGATCTTGCCGGACTCCTCCGAGAAAGAGAACTTGATGTTGGCGTGCTTCATAAGCTGAGACACCGTCCTCTGGAGCTCCCCATACTCCACCGTCTCGTTCACGATGTCAGCCAATGTCAAGTTGACCAATGTCAAGTCGTAAACAAAGGTGAGCAGGCGTGCAA contains the following coding sequences:
- a CDS encoding PAC domain-containing protein; translated protein: MPTTVNALRAFEPPPVPPFAEFERRRSTASSMSNSNSSGGLQSPPPPKTRSGGRPRSAKFSAYRLRSNSGLSLHTNEDILRQYTDYYPDGSPRTAGLYGSGQQWSGERLRSIDSIASSQRSSIAFTDSDGSGDLPIPDLVGRDMFDQVMSDPAASSQLWKFAASRGVGQNVDYLMKIRDYIHSLEQVVIQLSTISTSYTSITATSPINLPPPISRALNTNIKHLTTSLIPSLENMFLESKAYVEQRIVREIFPDFVKQQLSQCTSLALSLDVEGDSPPNPYPGLKGSFCLSDPSRSGNPITFASDEFEDLTGYSRSEVLSHNCRFLQGPQTDRETISRMRSAIWRTDECTELILNFRKDGTPFWNLLFLCPLVDTAGKLKFYLGAQIDVSSPIEGADDLVKMLGYGAAEEDKVSTDRNSSRWGGSDGSQCDPEPEDPIGMKPIQLKAPKKGGFFKSFKKIPPPPLSPPSSPRRSSDRPRSSAGPIFEKTYSTRTVLKRLSTQPDMLMTTYSRYMILEHVPSYPASLGAMPLDQEMKYPPKLSISFFSPAMVEALDLNMSSDAVVGKDVFDVLSEQLTLPSVTKAFKSTVRDLVVRDGKSVSLDLALANHIPRRANMTRVMSGESVSEKKSSKMMSHWTPLKDGEGKVKFVVMVVSPI